In a single window of the Magnolia sinica isolate HGM2019 chromosome 7, MsV1, whole genome shotgun sequence genome:
- the LOC131251672 gene encoding uncharacterized protein LOC131251672: MLLFLYHPTAHIQSPFQWAPKQPSLTKTIFPSLENLRSKRSQIGTSKSNGRDGRMWVLRASLIEAPVLWAGRVCIFYALLRAGLAGSHQNPLVSDIMTETDDMGFSKWLDSMQGRSEEKDAVDKRKLVSKWHPTTKGTLKRSYRVPSKSEGRRLLKAIASLLSDDDHFIDATSHKGCQIRRESAHGETVCCNNVRALFDELPTPHLVVEITAFPAGPLTDKDYTKAEKLERVLRSGPSI; this comes from the exons ATGCTTCTGTTCTTGTACCATCCAACGGCTCACATTCAATCGCCgttccagtgggccccaaaacaaccTTCTTTGACCAAAACCATCTTCCCTTCTTTGGAGAATCTACGGAGTAAGAGATCTCAGATCGGTACATCCAAATCCAACGGTCGAGATGGGAGGATGTGGGTGCTGCGTGCGTCCCTGATCGAGGCGCCCGTGCTGTGGGCAGGCAGGGTTTGCATCTTCTACGCTCTCCTTAGGGCTGGATTAGCCGGGTCCCACCAGAATCCGTTGGTCTCAG ATATAATGACAGAGACCGATGATATGGGGTTTTCAAAGTGGTTGGACAGCATGCAAGGGAGATCAG AGGAAAAGGATGCAGTGGATAAAAGGAAACTAGTAAGCAAATGGCATCCTACAACAAAGGGAACTCTCAAGAGGAGCTACAGAGTCCCTTCGAAATCTGAAGGTCGCCGTCTTCTCAAAGCTATTGCATCTCTGCTCTCCGACGATGATCATTTCATAGATGCCACTTCCCATAAG GGATGTCAGATTAGGAGGGAGAGTGCTCATGGAGAAACTGTGTGTTGCAACAATGTGAGAGCACTGTTTGATGAGCTCCCCACTCCACACCTTGTGGTGGAGATCACAGCCTTTCCAGCTGGCCCGCTCACAGACAAGGACTACACAAAGGCGGAGAAGCTCGAGAGGGTGCTAAGGTCTGGTCCTTCCATTTGA